A DNA window from Pseudomonas sp. GD03919 contains the following coding sequences:
- a CDS encoding Na(+)-translocating NADH-quinone reductase subunit A yields MIKLKHGLDLPITGAPAQRIEAARPVRSVAVIGFDYHGMKPTMEVQVGDRVKLGQLLFTDKKTPGVRYTAPAAGVISAIHRGEKRVLQSVVIDLDGDEQETFAQYAADQLEALTDEQVRENLQQSGLWTALRTRPFSKVPALDAVPRSIFVTAIDTHPLAADPAVIIGEHATDFENGLKVLGNLAKIFLCKADGANLPGEKLAKVQSEAFAGPHPAGLPGTHIHFLDPVSTSKSVWQIGYQDVIAVGKLFTTGQLFVERVVALGGPVVEQPRLLRTRLGANLEELTAGELKPGFNRVISGSVFGGRTAQGAFAFLGRYHNQVSCLVEGNDREMMHYLRAGVNKHSVLNIFVSKLAGAKLFNFTTTTNGSPRAMVPVGNYEAVMPLDILPTQLLRYLIVGDTEMAQKLGCLELDEEDLALCTYVCAGKYEYGPILRDNLTRIEKEG; encoded by the coding sequence ATGATCAAATTAAAGCATGGGCTCGATTTGCCCATAACGGGTGCGCCGGCACAGCGTATCGAGGCCGCCAGGCCCGTGCGCAGTGTCGCCGTCATCGGCTTCGACTATCACGGGATGAAGCCGACGATGGAAGTGCAGGTCGGTGACCGGGTCAAGCTCGGGCAATTGCTGTTTACCGACAAGAAGACACCCGGCGTGCGCTACACCGCCCCCGCTGCTGGTGTGATCAGCGCCATTCACCGCGGTGAGAAGCGTGTTCTGCAATCCGTAGTCATCGATCTCGATGGCGACGAGCAGGAAACCTTCGCCCAGTACGCTGCCGACCAGCTCGAGGCACTGACTGATGAACAGGTTCGCGAGAACCTGCAGCAGTCCGGTCTGTGGACTGCCCTGCGTACGCGTCCGTTCAGCAAGGTACCGGCGCTTGATGCCGTACCCCGGTCGATCTTCGTCACGGCCATCGATACCCATCCGCTTGCCGCCGATCCTGCGGTGATCATCGGCGAACATGCCACTGATTTCGAAAATGGTCTGAAGGTGCTCGGTAACCTGGCCAAGATCTTCCTGTGCAAGGCCGACGGCGCCAATCTGCCTGGCGAGAAACTGGCCAAGGTACAGAGCGAAGCCTTTGCCGGCCCGCACCCGGCAGGCCTGCCGGGCACGCACATCCACTTTCTCGATCCGGTCAGCACCAGCAAGAGTGTCTGGCAAATCGGTTATCAGGACGTGATCGCGGTGGGCAAACTGTTCACCACCGGTCAGCTGTTCGTCGAGCGTGTGGTTGCGCTGGGCGGTCCGGTCGTCGAGCAGCCGCGTCTGCTGCGCACTCGTCTGGGCGCCAACCTGGAAGAACTTACCGCCGGTGAGCTCAAGCCAGGTTTCAATCGTGTGATTTCCGGCTCGGTGTTCGGCGGTCGTACCGCTCAGGGTGCCTTCGCCTTCCTCGGCCGTTACCACAATCAGGTGTCTTGCCTGGTGGAAGGCAACGACCGCGAGATGATGCATTACCTGCGTGCCGGCGTGAACAAGCACTCGGTATTGAACATCTTCGTCTCCAAGCTGGCCGGCGCCAAGCTGTTCAACTTCACCACCACCACCAACGGCAGCCCGCGCGCCATGGTGCCGGTGGGCAACTACGAAGCCGTGATGCCGCTGGATATCCTGCCGACTCAACTGCTGCGCTATCTGATCGTTGGCGACACCGAGATGGCTCAGAAACTGGGTTGCCTGGAACTCGACGAAGAAGACCTGGCGCTTTGCACCTATGTGTGCGCCGGCAAGTATGAATATGGCCCGATCCTGCGGGACAACCTCACCCGCATCGAGAAGGAGGGTTAA
- a CDS encoding Na(+)-translocating NADH-quinone reductase subunit C encodes MSSQKESTVRTLTVALLVCLVCSVFVAGAAIALKPTQVENRMLDKQRSILAIAGLGEAGMSGAKVKELFDSTITAKLVDLQSGKFSDAFDPITFDPLKASKDPQISQVLKGSEDIAGIKRQERYTTVYMVEKDGEVEILILPVRGYGLWSTLHGFIAVKGDLNTVVGMGFYQHGETPGLGGEVDNPKWTGQWPGKTLFDENGELAVEVVKGGVDPQSPKAVHQVDGLAGATLTGNGVDNLLKFWLGQNGFGPFIANLRAGEA; translated from the coding sequence ATGTCTAGTCAAAAAGAATCCACCGTTCGTACGCTGACGGTGGCCCTGTTGGTGTGTCTGGTGTGCTCGGTGTTCGTCGCCGGTGCCGCCATCGCACTGAAGCCAACCCAGGTGGAAAACCGAATGCTGGACAAGCAGCGCAGCATCCTGGCCATTGCCGGCCTGGGTGAGGCGGGTATGTCCGGTGCCAAGGTCAAGGAGCTGTTCGACAGCACCATCACTGCCAAACTGGTAGATCTGCAGAGTGGCAAGTTCTCCGATGCGTTCGATCCGATCACCTTCGACCCGCTGAAGGCGTCGAAGGATCCGCAGATTTCTCAGGTGCTCAAGGGCAGCGAGGATATCGCCGGGATCAAGCGTCAGGAGCGTTACACCACCGTTTATATGGTGGAGAAGGATGGCGAAGTCGAAATCCTGATCCTGCCGGTGCGTGGCTACGGCCTGTGGTCGACCCTGCACGGCTTTATCGCGGTCAAGGGTGATCTCAATACCGTAGTGGGTATGGGCTTCTACCAGCATGGCGAAACGCCGGGCCTGGGGGGCGAGGTAGACAATCCGAAGTGGACCGGCCAGTGGCCAGGCAAGACCCTGTTCGATGAAAACGGCGAGTTGGCTGTAGAAGTTGTCAAGGGTGGTGTCGACCCGCAAAGTCCGAAAGCCGTGCACCAGGTCGACGGCCTTGCCGGCGCTACCTTGACTGGCAACGGCGTGGATAACCTGCTGAAGTTCTGGCTGGGCCAGAACGGCTTCGGTCCGTTTATCGCTAACCTGCGTGCAGGGGAGGCCTGA
- the ltrA gene encoding group II intron reverse transcriptase/maturase encodes MPAPAGRVAEREGEALPNAISDETGLPRREPEGAGRSLLEQAFARENMQRAWKRVKSNKGSAGVDGLDIAQTAEHLRWVWPELRQQLLSGSYQPQPVRRVGIPKPDGSERELGIPTVTDRLIQQALLQVLQPLIDPTFSEHSHGFRPGRRAHDAVLAAQRYAQQGRHIVVDVDLSKFFDRVNHDILIDRLKRRINDPGVIRLVRAYLNAGIMDGGVVMDRHEGTPQGGPLSPLLANVLLDEVDKELERRGHCFARYADDCNVYVRSEKAGERVMRLLRRCYNKLRLVINESKSAVASVFGRQFLGYALWQTREGEVRRAVSTKALQAFKLRIRQLTRGSGGRSMAQVVEKLRSYLLGWKGYFRLAQTPRIWRSLDEWIRRRLRMLHLRHWRRGKTIYRELIRLGASSWVAESVAALSRRWWHNSRSAIHNVLTIAYFDRLGVPRLS; translated from the coding sequence ATGCCCGCGCCAGCGGGGCGGGTCGCGGAACGGGAAGGTGAAGCCTTACCGAATGCGATCAGCGATGAAACAGGGCTCCCGCGGCGAGAACCGGAGGGCGCAGGGCGAAGCCTGCTTGAGCAGGCGTTCGCACGAGAGAATATGCAGCGGGCATGGAAGCGCGTGAAGTCCAACAAGGGATCGGCAGGTGTGGACGGGCTGGATATTGCCCAGACTGCCGAACACCTGCGATGGGTGTGGCCGGAGCTTCGCCAGCAACTGCTGAGCGGCTCCTACCAACCACAACCCGTTCGTCGGGTAGGCATCCCGAAACCGGACGGCAGTGAGCGGGAACTGGGTATCCCCACCGTCACCGACCGTCTGATTCAACAGGCACTGCTGCAAGTGCTGCAACCTCTGATTGATCCCACCTTCAGCGAGCACAGCCACGGCTTCCGCCCGGGCCGCCGGGCCCACGATGCGGTGTTGGCTGCGCAACGCTATGCCCAACAGGGCCGCCACATCGTGGTGGATGTCGACCTATCGAAGTTCTTCGACCGGGTTAACCACGACATCCTGATCGACCGCCTGAAGAGGCGCATAAACGATCCTGGAGTCATCCGGCTGGTTCGTGCGTACCTGAACGCGGGCATCATGGACGGCGGTGTGGTCATGGATCGGCATGAGGGCACGCCGCAAGGCGGGCCGCTCTCGCCGTTGCTGGCCAACGTTCTGCTGGACGAGGTGGATAAAGAGCTGGAACGTCGGGGGCACTGCTTCGCCCGTTACGCTGATGACTGCAACGTTTACGTTCGCAGTGAGAAGGCGGGAGAACGGGTGATGCGCCTGCTACGCCGGTGTTACAACAAACTGCGCTTGGTGATCAACGAATCCAAAAGTGCAGTCGCCAGCGTGTTCGGTCGCCAGTTCCTCGGTTATGCCCTGTGGCAGACGAGGGAGGGAGAGGTCCGACGCGCGGTATCAACGAAGGCGTTACAGGCGTTCAAGCTCCGGATCAGGCAACTGACCCGGGGGTCAGGTGGTCGCAGCATGGCACAGGTGGTGGAGAAGCTCCGCAGTTACCTGCTCGGCTGGAAAGGGTACTTCAGGCTGGCACAAACGCCACGCATCTGGCGATCACTGGATGAGTGGATACGTCGCCGCCTGAGAATGCTCCACCTCCGGCACTGGCGACGGGGCAAGACGATCTACCGGGAGCTGATCCGCTTAGGCGCGAGTTCCTGGGTTGCGGAATCCGTGGCGGCGCTGAGCCGTCGCTGGTGGCATAACAGTCGATCTGCCATCCATAATGTGCTGACCATTGCCTACTTCGATCGGTTGGGAGTGCCGAGACTCTCGTGA
- a CDS encoding NADH:ubiquinone reductase (Na(+)-transporting) subunit B, producing MGIRAFLDKIEHNFEKGGKYEKWYALYEAIDTFFYRPGSVTKTTAHVRDGIDLKRMMITVWLCTFPAMFFGMWNTGYQANLIFAQSPELLASQEGWRFALIGSLAGFDPNSLWDNFIQGAAYFLPVYAVTFIVGGFWEVLFASIRKHEVNEGFFVTSVLFALILPPSIPLWQVALGISFGVVIGKEVFGGTGKNFLNPALTGRAFLFFAYPAQMSGDAVWTAVDGFAGATSLSLAASGGIENVINNGITWMDAFFGTIHGSMGETSTLAIAIGGLVLLITKIASWRIVAGVMLGMIGLSLLFNLIGSTTNPMFAMPWYWHLVVGGFAFGMFFMATDPVSASMTNTGKWIFGALIGVMVVLIRVVNPAFPEGMMLAILFANLFAPLIDHFVVQANIKRRLARNV from the coding sequence GTGGGCATTCGTGCATTCCTCGACAAGATCGAGCACAACTTCGAAAAGGGCGGCAAGTACGAGAAGTGGTATGCCCTCTACGAGGCCATCGACACCTTCTTCTATCGTCCTGGCAGCGTGACCAAGACCACCGCTCACGTGCGCGACGGCATCGACCTCAAGCGCATGATGATCACCGTGTGGCTGTGCACCTTCCCGGCCATGTTCTTCGGCATGTGGAACACCGGCTACCAGGCCAACCTGATCTTCGCTCAGAGCCCCGAGCTGCTGGCGAGCCAGGAAGGCTGGCGTTTCGCCCTGATCGGCTCGCTGGCCGGTTTCGATCCGAACAGCCTGTGGGACAACTTCATCCAGGGCGCAGCCTACTTTCTGCCCGTCTACGCGGTGACCTTCATCGTCGGCGGCTTCTGGGAAGTGCTGTTCGCTTCGATCCGCAAGCATGAAGTCAACGAAGGTTTCTTCGTCACCTCCGTGCTGTTTGCCCTGATCCTGCCGCCGAGCATTCCGCTGTGGCAGGTCGCGCTGGGTATCAGCTTCGGTGTGGTGATCGGCAAGGAAGTGTTCGGCGGTACCGGCAAGAACTTCCTCAACCCGGCGCTGACCGGCCGTGCCTTCCTGTTCTTCGCCTACCCGGCGCAGATGTCCGGTGATGCGGTATGGACTGCAGTGGACGGCTTTGCCGGTGCCACTTCGCTGAGCCTCGCCGCTTCCGGTGGCATCGAGAACGTGATCAACAACGGCATCACCTGGATGGACGCTTTCTTCGGCACCATTCATGGTTCGATGGGTGAGACCAGCACCCTGGCCATCGCCATCGGCGGCCTGGTACTGCTGATCACCAAGATCGCCTCGTGGCGCATCGTGGCCGGTGTGATGCTGGGTATGATCGGCCTGAGCCTGCTGTTCAACCTGATCGGCTCCACTACCAACCCCATGTTCGCCATGCCCTGGTACTGGCATCTGGTCGTCGGTGGTTTTGCCTTCGGCATGTTCTTCATGGCCACCGACCCGGTGTCGGCGTCGATGACCAATACCGGCAAGTGGATCTTCGGTGCCCTGATCGGCGTGATGGTGGTGCTGATCCGTGTGGTCAACCCGGCCTTCCCCGAGGGCATGATGCTGGCGATTCTGTTCGCCAACCTGTTTGCACCGCTGATCGACCACTTCGTCGTTCAGGCCAATATCAAGCGGAGGCTGGCACGTAATGTCTAG